A single Ziziphus jujuba cultivar Dongzao chromosome 11, ASM3175591v1 DNA region contains:
- the LOC107433079 gene encoding aquaporin PIP2-2, whose translation MAKDIEVGGQGGFSAKDYQDPPPAPLIDAEEFGMWSFYRAIIAEFIATLLFLYITVLTVIGYKSQIDPTKGGDDCGGVGILGIAWAFGGMIFILVYCTAGISGGHINPAVTFGLFLARKVSLVRAIFYMAAQCLGAICGCGLVKAFQKTYYNSYGGGANELAIGYSKGTGLAAEIIGTFVLVYTVFSATDPKRNARDSHVPVLAPLPIGFAVFMVHLATIPITGTGINPARSFGAAVIYNQDKPWSDHWIFWVGPFIGAAIAAFYHQFILRAAGAKALGSFRSSSNI comes from the exons ATGGCCAAAGACATTGAAGTTGGAGGACAAGGTGGATTCTCCGCCAAGGACTACCAGGACCCTCCACCGGCACCGCTAATCGACGCCGAAGAATTCGGCATGTGGTCCTTCTACAGAGCCATTATAGCAGAGTTCATTGCAACCCTCTTGTTCTTGTATATTACTGTTTTGACAGTAATTGGATACAAAAGCCAGATTGATCCAACCAAAGGCGGAGATGATTGCGGCGGTGTCGGGATTCTCGGTATTGCTTGGGCATTTGGTGGCATGATTTTTATTCTGGTTTACTGCACAGCTGGTATCTCTG GAGGACACATTAACCCGGCGGTTACATTCGGACTTTTCTTGGCGAGGAAGGTATCGTTGGTCCGAGCCATTTTTTATATGGCTGCTCAGTGTTTGGGAGCCATTTGTGGATGTGGTTTGGTGAAGGCTTTCCAGAAGACTTACTACAATAGTTATGGTGGAGGAGCCAATGAACTTGCAATTGGATACAGTAAAGGAACCGGATTGGCCGCCGAGATCATTGGAACTTTCGTTCTTGTTTATACCGTCTTCTCCGCTACTGATCCTAAAAGAAATGCAAGGGATTCCCATGTTCCT GTTTTGGCACCACTTCCAATTGGGTTCGCCGTCTTCATGGTACATCTTGCTACTATTCCGATCACCGGCACCGGAATTAACCCGGCTCGTAGCTTTGGAGCTGCAGTGATTTACAATCAAGATAAGCCTTGGAGTGATCAT TGGATCTTCTGGGTGGGACCGTTCATTGGTGCCGCAATTGCTGCCTTTTATCACCAATTCATATTGAGAGCTGCTGGGGCTAAAGCTTTGGGATCATTCAGGAGCTCTTCAAACATATGA